The following are from one region of the Vitis riparia cultivar Riparia Gloire de Montpellier isolate 1030 chromosome 9, EGFV_Vit.rip_1.0, whole genome shotgun sequence genome:
- the LOC117921494 gene encoding uncharacterized protein LOC117921494: MDEDVGQGKPYSPAHAIQVVKKRSSHKGDDEQEEEESNGRGIRRNVGAIKDRLLEKLSAAAVPTDALENARHFLETVVRDVRVAAHGLTMDALTRIKSHLSDFLPSLSPALAKKMVEDAEKEAAKQEEGDDEQQNKGQQQQGGSGNNKSASLMSPASSLFASLVKPLSRL, from the exons ATGGACGAGGACGTTGGGCAGGGAAAGCCGTACTCACCGGCACACGCAATACAAGTGGTGAAGAAGAGGAGCAGCCATAAGGGAGATGATGAGCAGGAGGAGGAAGAGAGCAACGGGAGGGGAATCAGGAGGAACGTGGGGGCCATCAAGGATAGGTTGTTGGAGAAGCTGAGTGCTGCTGCTGTCCCCACTGATGCCTTGGAGAACGCCCGCCACTTCTTGGAGACAGTGGTGAGGGATGTGAGGGTGGCCGCTCATGGTCTCACCATGGACGCCTTGACCCGGATTAAGTCTCACCTCTCCGATTTCCTTCCTTCTCTCTCCCCAGCTCTAGCTAAGAAG ATGGTTGAAGATGCGGAGAAGGAAGCAGCAAAGCAGGAGGAGGGAGATGATGAGCAGCAAAACAAAGGGCAGCAGCAACAGGGAGGCAGTGGGAATAATAAGTCTGCGTCGTTGATGTCCCCAGCATCATCCTTGTTTGCTTCATTGGTTAAACCGCTGTCAAGGCTCTAA
- the LOC117922044 gene encoding protein HIGH CHLOROPHYLL FLUORESCENCE PHENOTYPE 173, chloroplastic isoform X1, producing MTMAATSATTTAAVLSNTNAHHHQKWMRCSDVGMVSLPTSNWEPFASRWRPHTRTPLLVPRAASAETAGKDNKRKKKKRPDEEEDDDGGKDKQEQEQEQQLQQASVSMISLDDVNPVGLGRKSRQIFDEVWRKFSGLGQISRTTRTDEETLLIREGGPMCEFAIPGAQNTTVLVVGATSRIGRIVVRKLMLRGYTVKALVRKADQEVVDMLPRSVEIAIGDVGDPDAVKAAVEGCNKIIYCATARSAITGDLNRVDYQGVYNATKAFQDYNNKLAQLRAGKSSKSKLLLAKFKSVDSLNGWEIRQGTYFQDVIAAKYDGGMDAKFEFMETGDAVFSGYVFTRGGYVELSKKLSLPLGRTLDRYEGLVLSVGGNGRSYILILEAGPSADTTQSKMYFARISTKVGFCRVRVPFSSFRPVKPDDPPLDPFLVHTLTIRFEPRRQRPIDGPTGTQQDLRSFKLIMEYIKALPTGQETDFILVSCTGLGIEPTRREQVLKAKKAGEDSLRRSGLGYTIIRPGPLKEEPGGQRALIFDQGNRISQGISCADVADICVKALHDSTARNKSFDVCYEYVAEQGKELYELVAHLPDKANNYLTPAMSVLEKNT from the exons ATGACCATGGCTGCAACCTCTGCCACCACAACCGCCGCGGTCCTCAGTAATACCAATGCCCACCACCACCAGAAATGGATGAGATGTTCGGATGTGGGAATGGTTTCTCTCCCGACCTCCAATTGGGAGCCATTTGCTTCTCGATGGCGCCCTCACACCCGCACTCCCTTGCTTGTCCCTAGGGCTGCTTCCGCCGAGACCGCTGGCAAGGACAATAagcggaagaagaagaaacgcCCCgacgaagaagaagatgatgatggtgGAAAGGacaaacaagaacaagaacaagaacaGCAACTGCAGCAGGCTTCTGTTTCTATGATAAGCTTAGACGACGTGAATCCGGTTGGCTTAGGACGGAAATCGCGCCAGATATTCGATGAGGTGTGGCGGAAGTTCTCTGGATTGGGGCAGATATCGAGGACCACTCGCACCGATGAGGAGACTTTGCTCATAAGGGAGGGTGGTCCCATGTGTGAGTTCGCCATCCCTGGTGCTCAGAACACCACTGTCCTTGTCGTTGGTGCCACCAGCCGTATCGGCCGCATCGTTGTCCGCAAGCTCATGCTCAGAGGTTACACTGTCAAG GCTTTAGTGAGGAAGGCGGATCAAGAAGTGGTGGACATGCTTCCAAGGTCAGTAGAGATCGCGATCGGGGATGTAGGTGATCCGGACGCTGTCAAGGCTGCTGTTGAAGGTtgcaacaaaataatatattgtgCCACTGCCCGCTCTGCCATCACCGGGGATCTCAACAGAGTTGATTATCAAGGAGTTTACAATGCCACCAAAGCATTTCAG GACTACAACAATAAACTAGCACAGCTCCGGGCAGGAAAAAGTAGCAAAAGCAAGCTGCTGCTTGCAAAGTTCAAATCAGTAGATTCATTGAATGGGTGGGAAATTCGACAAGGAACCTACTTCCAGGATGTGATTGCTGCTAAGTATGATGGAGGAATGGATGCTAAATTTGAATTCATGGAGACTGGAGATGCTGTTTTCTCAG GGTATGTTTTCACCAGAGGAGGGTACGTGGAGCTGTCAAAAAAGCTTTCACTTCCTCTTGGGCGCACTCTTGACAG ATATGAAGGTCTAGTTCTATCTGTTGGTGGGAATGGaagatcttatattttaattcttgAAGCTGGTCCATCAGCAGATACAACGCAAAGCAAAATGTATTTTGCAAGGATTAGCACAAAAGTTGGATTTTGTAGG GTCAGAGTACCATTTTCTTCCTTCCGCCCTGTGAAACCAGATGATCCACCATTAGATCCATTCCTTGTACATACTTTGACTATACGCTTTGAACCAAGAAGACAG AGACCTATTGATGGACCCACAGGAACACAGCAAGACCTGAGAAGCTTTAAACTTATAATGGAATACATAAAAGCCTTGCCT ACTGGGCAAGAAACGGACTTCATCTTAGTTTCATGTACAGGATTAGGGATAGAACCTACTAGAAGGGAGCAAGTTCTGAAAGCCAAAAAG GCTGGGGAGGATTCATTGAGAAGATCAGGCCTTGGATACACAATCATTCGCCCTGGTCCCCTAAAG GAAGAACCTGGTGGGCAACGTGCTCTCATATTTGATCAAGGAAACAGGATTTCTCAG GGAATCAGCTGTGCCGATGTGGCTGATATCTGTGTGAAAGCACTGCATGATTCAACTGCAAGGAACAAGAGTTTTGAT GTATGCTATGAGTATGTGGCCGAGCAAGGGAAAGAGCTCTATGAGCTG GTTGCACATTTGCCTGACAAAGCAAATAACTATTTAACACCGGCAATGTCGGTTTTAGAAAAGAACACTTGA
- the LOC117922044 gene encoding protein HIGH CHLOROPHYLL FLUORESCENCE PHENOTYPE 173, chloroplastic isoform X2, which yields MTMAATSATTTAAVLSNTNAHHHQKWMRCSDVGMVSLPTSNWEPFASRWRPHTRTPLLVPRAASAETAGKDNKRKKKKRPDEEEDDDGGKDKQEQEQEQQLQQASVSMISLDDVNPVGLGRKSRQIFDEVWRKFSGLGQISRTTRTDEETLLIREGGPMCEFAIPGAQNTTVLVVGATSRIGRIVVRKLMLRGYTVKALVRKADQEVVDMLPRSVEIAIGDVGDPDAVKAAVEGCNKIIYCATARSAITGDLNRVDYQGVYNATKAFQDYNNKLAQLRAGKSSKSKLLLAKFKSVDSLNGWEIRQGTYFQDVIAAKYDGGMDAKFEFMETGDAVFSGYVFTRGGYVELSKKLSLPLGRTLDRYEGLVLSVGGNGRSYILILEAGPSADTTQSKMYFARISTKVGFCRVRVPFSSFRPVKPDDPPLDPFLVHTLTIRFEPRRQTGQETDFILVSCTGLGIEPTRREQVLKAKKAGEDSLRRSGLGYTIIRPGPLKEEPGGQRALIFDQGNRISQGISCADVADICVKALHDSTARNKSFDVCYEYVAEQGKELYELVAHLPDKANNYLTPAMSVLEKNT from the exons ATGACCATGGCTGCAACCTCTGCCACCACAACCGCCGCGGTCCTCAGTAATACCAATGCCCACCACCACCAGAAATGGATGAGATGTTCGGATGTGGGAATGGTTTCTCTCCCGACCTCCAATTGGGAGCCATTTGCTTCTCGATGGCGCCCTCACACCCGCACTCCCTTGCTTGTCCCTAGGGCTGCTTCCGCCGAGACCGCTGGCAAGGACAATAagcggaagaagaagaaacgcCCCgacgaagaagaagatgatgatggtgGAAAGGacaaacaagaacaagaacaagaacaGCAACTGCAGCAGGCTTCTGTTTCTATGATAAGCTTAGACGACGTGAATCCGGTTGGCTTAGGACGGAAATCGCGCCAGATATTCGATGAGGTGTGGCGGAAGTTCTCTGGATTGGGGCAGATATCGAGGACCACTCGCACCGATGAGGAGACTTTGCTCATAAGGGAGGGTGGTCCCATGTGTGAGTTCGCCATCCCTGGTGCTCAGAACACCACTGTCCTTGTCGTTGGTGCCACCAGCCGTATCGGCCGCATCGTTGTCCGCAAGCTCATGCTCAGAGGTTACACTGTCAAG GCTTTAGTGAGGAAGGCGGATCAAGAAGTGGTGGACATGCTTCCAAGGTCAGTAGAGATCGCGATCGGGGATGTAGGTGATCCGGACGCTGTCAAGGCTGCTGTTGAAGGTtgcaacaaaataatatattgtgCCACTGCCCGCTCTGCCATCACCGGGGATCTCAACAGAGTTGATTATCAAGGAGTTTACAATGCCACCAAAGCATTTCAG GACTACAACAATAAACTAGCACAGCTCCGGGCAGGAAAAAGTAGCAAAAGCAAGCTGCTGCTTGCAAAGTTCAAATCAGTAGATTCATTGAATGGGTGGGAAATTCGACAAGGAACCTACTTCCAGGATGTGATTGCTGCTAAGTATGATGGAGGAATGGATGCTAAATTTGAATTCATGGAGACTGGAGATGCTGTTTTCTCAG GGTATGTTTTCACCAGAGGAGGGTACGTGGAGCTGTCAAAAAAGCTTTCACTTCCTCTTGGGCGCACTCTTGACAG ATATGAAGGTCTAGTTCTATCTGTTGGTGGGAATGGaagatcttatattttaattcttgAAGCTGGTCCATCAGCAGATACAACGCAAAGCAAAATGTATTTTGCAAGGATTAGCACAAAAGTTGGATTTTGTAGG GTCAGAGTACCATTTTCTTCCTTCCGCCCTGTGAAACCAGATGATCCACCATTAGATCCATTCCTTGTACATACTTTGACTATACGCTTTGAACCAAGAAGACAG ACTGGGCAAGAAACGGACTTCATCTTAGTTTCATGTACAGGATTAGGGATAGAACCTACTAGAAGGGAGCAAGTTCTGAAAGCCAAAAAG GCTGGGGAGGATTCATTGAGAAGATCAGGCCTTGGATACACAATCATTCGCCCTGGTCCCCTAAAG GAAGAACCTGGTGGGCAACGTGCTCTCATATTTGATCAAGGAAACAGGATTTCTCAG GGAATCAGCTGTGCCGATGTGGCTGATATCTGTGTGAAAGCACTGCATGATTCAACTGCAAGGAACAAGAGTTTTGAT GTATGCTATGAGTATGTGGCCGAGCAAGGGAAAGAGCTCTATGAGCTG GTTGCACATTTGCCTGACAAAGCAAATAACTATTTAACACCGGCAATGTCGGTTTTAGAAAAGAACACTTGA
- the LOC117921493 gene encoding uncharacterized protein LOC117921493: MLMLRYGGGISSVLMLKKKRPSSNSIYVASAVVGVVNNGNGEHIGRRWYGRPAAAAAGLVAAAMMFSTAWAWRSGAIEAPETLSNIPQTLSGECPSVQDCKKARIQRPKSRKAESCTIKCVTTCIRGGDGSPGEGPLNIRRPLVVFKQGFRSRQYCLVECSDICNLIGDGDDGP, from the exons atgctAATGCTAAGATATGGCGGAGGAATTTCAAGTGTTttgatgttgaagaagaaacgACCCAGCTCCAACTCCATATATGTGGCATCAGCAGTAGTTGGTGTGGTGAATAATGGGAATGGGGAGCATATTGGTAGGAGGTGGTACGGGCGgccagcagcagcagcagccgGGTTGGTTGCAGCTGCAATGATGTTTTCAACGGCATGGGCATGGAGGTCAGGGGCAATAGAGGCGCCGGAGACACTGTCCAACATCCCACAGACGCTGTCGGGGGAGTGCCCATCTGTGCAGGACTGCAAGAAGGCCAGAATCCAGCGCCCCAAGTCCAGAAAAGCCGAGTCCTGCACCATCAAGTGCGTTACCACCTGCATCCGCGGCGGGGACGGCTCCCCTGGTGAAGGCCCTCTCAACATCCGCAG GCCTCTAGTCGTATTTAAGCAGGGGTTTCGAAGCCGTCAATATTG TTTGGTGGAGTGTTCTGATATTTGCAACCTGATTGGAGATGGTGATGATGGTCCATGA